From Salarias fasciatus chromosome 12, fSalaFa1.1, whole genome shotgun sequence, the proteins below share one genomic window:
- the c8h22orf15 gene encoding uncharacterized protein C22orf15, whose translation MEMFNLNCKMINFIHHLKERCGLDFKECVDVMDSSGQLMNLEARQHSCSPASSVLAERQYYVLLRVCRDAAADSPKYISLLNNYSQSHPELTELLRKLSNPDKEPGRKTRRGRTQRGKVMKNKN comes from the exons ATGGAAATGTTCAACCTCAACTgtaagatgataaacttcatcCACCACTTGAAGGAGAGGTGCGGCCTGGACTTCAAAG AGTGTGTGGACGTGATGGACAGCAGCGGCCAGCTGATGAACCTGGAGGCCAGGCAGCACAGCTGCTCCCCGGCCAGCAGCGTCCTGGCGGAGCGCCAGTACTACGTCCTCCTGCGAGTGTGCC GGGACGCTGCAGCTGACAGTCCCAAATACATCTCCCTGCTGAACAACTACAGCCAGAGCCATCCAGAGCTAACAG agctgctgaggaAACTCTCAAACCCTGACAAAGAGCCAGGCAGGAAGACAAGAAGAGGACGAACACAGAGGGGCAAAGTCATGAAAAATAAGAACTGA